One window of Halodesulfovibrio sp. genomic DNA carries:
- a CDS encoding integrase arm-type DNA-binding domain-containing protein, giving the protein MLTESKIRNLKPEAKTKRYFDGHGLYLKVRKNGSKYWRWKYRFGGKEKLLAFGVYPTVTLKAARFKRDDARRTLLSGADSAIVKNQQTTAPTFQAIAEQWLARQTHWAANHRRTVVLRLHKAIYNTIGSVPITELQPIDFLTALRRIESRGSHVTAHKVKGVCSQICRFAVAACIIPSDPTRDLKGALTTPTHGKFSAFTTPQQAGEVMRALRSYNGYVVSKFALLLTAYTFPRQKELRHAEWTEIDLQRALWIAPAEKMKMKREHVVPLSTQSLDLIRTLQTVTGGGKYLFPSVRTASRPMSEATCLAALRRMRFTKEEITAHGFRAMASSILNEAGYNPDVIEMQLAHAPANKIRAAYNRAQYLPERCKLMQDWADMLDAFESQES; this is encoded by the coding sequence TTGCTAACAGAATCAAAAATACGAAACCTCAAACCGGAAGCGAAAACAAAACGCTATTTCGATGGGCACGGCCTGTATTTGAAAGTCCGAAAGAATGGTTCTAAATACTGGCGCTGGAAGTATCGTTTTGGTGGAAAAGAAAAGCTACTTGCCTTCGGAGTGTACCCAACAGTCACGCTCAAGGCTGCACGCTTTAAACGAGACGACGCCCGCAGAACGCTACTCTCCGGTGCCGACTCCGCCATTGTCAAAAATCAACAAACCACCGCGCCAACCTTTCAAGCAATAGCCGAGCAATGGCTTGCACGCCAAACGCACTGGGCAGCAAACCATCGACGCACAGTTGTACTACGACTCCACAAGGCCATCTACAATACTATTGGCTCCGTCCCAATAACAGAATTGCAGCCTATCGATTTTCTCACAGCGTTACGGCGCATTGAAAGCAGAGGCTCGCACGTGACTGCGCACAAGGTTAAGGGCGTATGTTCGCAGATATGCCGTTTTGCGGTCGCAGCTTGCATAATTCCAAGCGATCCCACCCGCGACCTTAAAGGAGCGCTTACAACGCCTACACACGGTAAATTTTCTGCATTCACCACACCGCAGCAAGCCGGAGAAGTTATGCGCGCCCTTCGCAGCTACAACGGCTATGTTGTTTCAAAATTTGCTCTGCTACTTACCGCCTATACTTTTCCCAGACAAAAGGAGCTGCGCCACGCTGAGTGGACTGAAATAGATCTGCAGCGCGCTCTATGGATAGCACCCGCAGAAAAAATGAAAATGAAACGCGAACACGTTGTGCCGCTCTCCACCCAGTCGCTCGACCTGATCCGCACGCTGCAAACAGTCACCGGTGGTGGCAAATATCTTTTTCCATCTGTTCGCACAGCATCGCGCCCTATGAGTGAAGCAACTTGCTTGGCTGCCCTACGCCGTATGAGATTTACTAAAGAAGAAATAACAGCGCATGGCTTTCGCGCCATGGCATCGTCAATTTTGAATGAAGCAGGCTACAATCCAGATGTAATAGAAATGCAGCTGGCGCATGCTCCGGCTAACAAAATTCGTGCAGCATACAACCGCGCTCAGTACCTGCCAGAGCGATGCAAATTAATGCAAGACTGGGCAGACATGTTAGACGCCTTCGAATCGCAGGAAAGCTAG